In Flavobacteriales bacterium, the following proteins share a genomic window:
- a CDS encoding four helix bundle protein: protein MDRKPNIVREMSFAFALNAVKAYKDIIREHKEYVLSKQWLRSATSIGANVQEAEHAESRADFTHKHAIALKEANESRYWLELLYRSEYISPVSYSALSDQNTQLIKLLAAIIKSTKSNALA from the coding sequence GTGAGGGAGATGAGTTTTGCCTTTGCGTTGAATGCAGTGAAAGCATATAAGGACATAATCCGGGAACATAAAGAATATGTATTGTCCAAACAATGGCTGCGGTCGGCCACATCCATAGGGGCCAATGTACAGGAAGCAGAACACGCTGAAAGTCGCGCTGATTTCACTCACAAACACGCCATCGCTCTCAAGGAAGCTAATGAAAGCAGATACTGGCTCGAACTCTTGTACCGATCCGAATACATTTCCCCGGTTTCATACTCGGCCCTCTCGGACCAGAACACCCAACTCATCAAACTTCTTGCAGCTATAATTAAATCTACTAAGTCCAATGCCCTTGCATAA